From the genome of Nakamurella flavida:
CTCGTCGTACTGCTCGGGGGTGGGATCGCCGTGGCCGCAATAGGCCTGCAGGTTGAACCAGTCGATCTCCTCGCCCCGTTGCCGGTACAGCTCGTTCATGTCGACCCCGTATCGGCCGTCCGGGTCGGGATCGGCGTCGGGGTCCTCCGGGTCCGGCGAGACGAACTCGTCGGCGACCGGCGAGTACGTGATGAGGAAGTCGGGGCCGAAGTCGGCGCGCAGGGCGTCGATGACGTCGACCACGGTCCCGACGTCGACCGAGAGTCCCTGCTGCAGTTGGGCCTCGTCCAGTTCGATGTCCAGGTCGACGCCGTCCAGACCGTAGGTGGTGACGAAGTCGCGCAGCCGGGCGTACTGGGTGGCGAAGTCGGCCTGGAGACTCGGCCAGGTGTCGTTCTGCGCGCCACCGATCATCCCGACCACGGCGATGCCCTGCGCCTGCATGGTGTGCAGTTCCGCCCACATCCGGTCGTACATGGGGTCCGACGGCGGATCGTCGTTCAGGTGGAGGACGTCGGCGTTCATGTGGATGGCGGCCAGGTTCACCACGTCCACCCCGGTGCCCTCGGTGAGCAGCGGGAGCGCGGAGATGTAACCCGTCCGGGTCCGATCGTCCTGGAAGTGCTTCTGGTAGTAGACGACGACCCGGTGCGAGTCACGAACGCCGGAGGCGGCCGACCCGGGTGGCGGGGCATCGGGTGCTCCTACCGCCGCCACCGGTACCAGAAGGGTCAGGGCGGCAGTCGCCGCGATCACTGCGGATCTCACCGGCGGGGTCCTCGCATCCGTGGCCGACAGGGCCCCGGGTGGGGCAACGCCGAGCATGCGGACCGGGCGGAACGATCACGGTGAAGTCCGGCTGACCGTGCCTGGTCATCGGCGCGTGCCGACCGGGGTCCACCTGGCCACGAACGCCACGGCGACGGCGACGAGCGCGAGCACGACGGCCAGCACGACCGAGGTGATCGCCACGCCGGAGTAGCCACGGACGGACGGGTCCATGAACGGGTACGGGTACCAGTCGACGATCGGGCCCCGGATCAG
Proteins encoded in this window:
- a CDS encoding glycosyl hydrolase family 18 protein, which encodes MRSAVIAATAALTLLVPVAAVGAPDAPPPGSAASGVRDSHRVVVYYQKHFQDDRTRTGYISALPLLTEGTGVDVVNLAAIHMNADVLHLNDDPPSDPMYDRMWAELHTMQAQGIAVVGMIGGAQNDTWPSLQADFATQYARLRDFVTTYGLDGVDLDIELDEAQLQQGLSVDVGTVVDVIDALRADFGPDFLITYSPVADEFVSPDPEDPDADPDPDGRYGVDMNELYRQRGEEIDWFNLQAYCGHGDPTPEQYDEIVRYQHLRGADIPARKLVIAAITAEENCTTGGWIPIEELTDGLRQLAATHPDLGGVAGWEYFNSQPGGTARPWEWAARMRDALDGGQAPPTTEPSTTVPGTTEPGTTEPGTTEPGTTEPGTTDFPTTGTTSSPPSSTRSDISTVSPAPVAAVALTSTPRSATSRAGATAQPQQLAATGAGVLPLAAAGGVGILVGVAGLMAARRSRRAG